TTTCATATAATCCATTGAGGCGTGTTCAACCATTGGCTGAAGTGCTGTTGACCCACCAGCTGTCACCTGTTTGCCACTCATACCACAGGCACTCAAAGCAAACAAACTTGCGCTTGCAATCAAAGCGATAAAAATTTTCTTCTTCATAGCTTAATTATACCATAATGCCTTATCAAATTTAGGAAAATGATAGCGTTATTATGTAAATGTTTTGTAAACGACACAGGAAAATGCTCAGCTTCTTAAAGAGAGTGAGCAGTTTAAATTCCTGTCCTGTAATCAAAAACAATGAAGAAAGTTTTTTAGTATCTACCACCTCTTTATACTCATAGGACTAACCCACTTTGATAATCTGCAAATTCTCAATCTCACGATAAACTTTTTAATTTATGAAGAAGAAAATTTTTATCGCTTTGACGAGTTGCTTATCGAAGGAGACTAGTAGATTATTATTATTTTTTAGTGATATTCCCTTCAGCATCACGCTCAACTTTCATATCACCAATTGGAATGTAGCCCAATTTTTTGATATCTTTTTCATTGTTTGCCACATATTTGATGAAAGCTTTCTCAGCTGCAGTCTCCTTTTTAGTGTTTGTATACATATGTTCATATGACCAAACTTTATATGCGTTGGTTACAACATTTTCTTCAGTTGGCTCAACTCCATCAATTGATACTGCTTTAATATCTTTGCTTGTTTCAACATAAGAAAGTGCAACATAGGAGATAGCTCCTGGAGTTTGCCCAACCATTTGTACAACTGATCCTGAAGCATCTTGAGCAGGTCCACTAACTTCCGTTGCTCCACCAAGTGCTAAACGGTCAAAGTTTACGCGTGTCCCAGAACCCTCTGTACGGCTAATTACTGTGATTTTTTGATTTTGCCCGCCTACTTCTTTCCAGTTTGTCACTTTACCTGTAAAAACATCTTGAAGCTGTTGAGAAGTTAGATTTTTAACATCAATATCAGCATTTATAATTGGTGCAAAGCCAACAACAGCTACTTTATGATCAGTGATAGCTGACGCATCAATTCCGGATTTTTCTTCAGCGAAAATGTCAGAATTCCCAATTTGGAATGAACCTGTCGCAACTTGAGTCAAACCAACACCAGAACCGCCCCCTTGAACAGTCACTTGAACATTAGGATTTTTTGCCATAAACTCCGTAGAAGACTGCTGCGCTAATGGCTGGAGAGCTGTTGAACCACCAGCAATAATCTTACCTGAAAGAGCTTTATCAGAAGATTGTGATGAACTAGATGATGAGCTATTAGACGAGCCACAAGCAGCTAAAGTTAAAAGAGCGCCAGCAGCGATTAGACCAACAAGAATTTTCTTTTTCATGAGTAAACTTCTCCGTAAATTTCTAAGTAAATTGTTAAGCATTTTTGCTTACAAAACTATTTTATCATCTCTCACACTCCTTATTTGTAAATAATTAGTAAATAAGAAGTAAATGTAATGTAAATCATATTTTTACCTCATCTTTTGCAGATAAAGCTCAAGAACATCAGTTGAGATAGCCTTAATCCGTCTTTAAAAATAGAAAAAGAACTGTTAATGCCACAGTTCTTTAATATTCTAACGATTATAAGCCTTGATTTGTCGCGCAATATCTCGATTTTGTTCTTTACGTTTTAAGGTTTCGCGCTTATCATAATCTTTTTTCCCACGCGCAAGTCCCATTAGAACTTTGGCAAATCCGTTCTTTAGATATACTTTCAATGGAATAAATGTTATCCCCGTACCAGTTAGTTCTTTATCAATTTTTGCAATCTCTGCTTTTTTCAGTAACAATTTTCGAGTACGTAATTCTTCCACATTAAAAATATTGCCCTGCTCAAAAGGTGCAATATGTACATTTGACAGCCAAACTTCCCCATTTCGAACACGTGCAAAGCCATCTTTAAGTTGAATTTTTGCCTGACGCACGGACTTAATCTCCGTTCCTGTCAGCACTATTCCCGCCTCAAAAGTTTCATAAATTTCATAATCATGCCGCGCTTTTTTATTCTGAGCTAACGGCTTGTCTTCTGTGTTTTTTACCATGCTTTAATTTTACCACAAAAATAATATTTATTGAACAAATTCTTTAATGCTTCGCAAAATCTCTTCAGCTAAGAGCTCATAGGTTTCCGGCGTAAAATGTATCCCATCTGCTCTCAACAAGCCTTTTGGGTTTTCATGTTCTGACATTGTTTGAAAAATATCAATAACTTGAATTCCTTTTCTCTCAGCCAGATCAATTGTTGCCTGCCGAAAAAGTTTTACTTCGGACAACTTGCTATAATGCATGGGCTCGTCATCGTTGTAAAAAGGAGGAGTAATCAAAATCGTTTTTTTCGGTCCTAAACGAGAAATAATTTGTGCCAAATTATCCTGAAACTCTTGTAGGCGAATCAGATGATAAGGTGAAGCATCATTTGCTCCAAAAAAGACAAAGTTTAAATCTGCTGCTTCTTGAGCAACATATTTGAGACGAAATAAGGCCCCATAAGTGTCATCGCCATTCATTCCATAGAGGATAACTTTTATATCAGGGCGCTTTTGCTCAATTAAGCGAGCTAAAATCGTTGATGAACCGCCCTCGTCCATCCCAAAACCATTTGTTACTGAATCGCCAAAAATCGTGATTTTCATGTACTGACCTTTCAAAATATTTTTCTATATTTTACCACATGATACTAGTTATTAAAAAGCTCGCAGTGAATCCTGCGAGCTTTTGTCTTCTCTTTTAGTTTACTGAACTTATACTAATTTCTCAGAGACAGCAGCTAAAAGTTCTGGAATCCCAGAAGCGTTTGAACCACCGGCCATGGCCATATCTGGTTTTCCGCCACCTCGACCGTCAACAAACGGAGCGAGTTCTTTGACTAAATTACCAGCTTTAACCACTGAAGATTTAGAAGCAACCAAGAGACTTACTTTTTCACCAATCTTAGCAACTAAAACCAGCACATCTGATAGTTCTTTTTGTTTCCAAATATCTGCCAAGTTACGTAAGCCGTTAGCATCAGGAACTGTCACTTGACTTGCAATAAAGCTTGTGTCGCCAGCTGTTTTCACATCTTTAAAAATTTCATCTGATTGTGAAGCTGCCAATTTTCCAGCTAAGGCATCATTCTCTTTTTGGAGTGTTTTAAATTCTTCTTGAAGGCTTGATACTTTTGCTACAACTTGTGATGCTTGTGGCGCTTTTACAACCGTTGCTACTTCAGCCAAAGTATTCTCAGCATTTTTGAAAGCTTCATAAGCCTTTTGACCAGTTACAGCAATGATTCGACGCACACCAGAGCCAATTCCTTCTTCTTTAACAATCTTGAACAGACCAATCTCAGAAGTACTTTGAGTATGTGTTCCCCCACAAAGTTCGATAGAATAATCGCCAATGATGACAACACGGACATTTTTCCCGTATTTTTCACCAAAAAGTGCTGCTGCTCCCAGTTCTTTAGCTTGGTCAACCGTCAAGTCCGTGCGTGTTTCAACGGCAATGTTTTCCCAAATTTTTTCGTTAACTTCTTGTTCAATTGCTGCTAACTCCTCTTTGGTTACTTGAGCAAAGTGAGTAAAGTCAAAACGTAAGAAGTCTGTTTCATTGAGTGAGCCGGCCTGCAAAGCATGATTCCCAACCACAGTATGTAAAGCAGCATGAAGTAAGTGAGTTGCCGTGTGGTTTTTCACAACAGCATTACGACGTGCTTCATCGATTTCTAAGGTATAGCTTTCGCCAACTTTCAATGTTGATAAAATTTCAACAGCGTGCAAGTTTTGCCCGTGTGGTGAGTGTTGCACATCGACAACATTAGCTACTACTTGTCCAGCTGCGTTTTTAATTACACCATGGTCAGCAACTTGTCCACCCATTTCAGCGTAAAAAGGTGTCACATCAAAGACCAATTGGGCATGACCTGTCACGGTTTCAACTTTTTCGTCTTCTTTTACGGCAACCAAAAGTTTAGCTTGAGCTTGATGTTCATCATAAAGGAAGATTGATTCTACCTCGATTGATGACAGGGTTTCATTTTGTGAACCCATAGACCCACCTTTGACAACGGCAGCACGCGCACGGTCTTGTTGTTCTTTCATAGCTGCTTTGAAACCTTCGTGATCAATCTTGAAGCCTTCATCTTCTGCTAGTTCTTCGGTTAATTCCACAGGGAACCCATAGGTGTCGTACAGGCGGAAAATATCTACTCCGTCAAGGGTATCTTTACCTTCGGCTTTAAGATTAACTAACAACTCATCAATCAGTTTTTGACCTGCATCAATCGTACGGTTGAATGTTTCTTCTTCGCGATCAATGATTTGCATGATGAAATCTTGTTTTTCAAGGACTTCTGGATAGTAAGATTGCATAATTTTACCAACCGTTGGCACCAGTGATGCCAAGAATTTACCTTGAATGCCCAATTTTTTACCGTGCATAACAGCACGACGAAGCAGACGACGAAGAACATAACCACGTCCTTCATTTCCTGGCAAAGCACCATCACCAATTGCAAATGAAAGTGAGCGGATATGGTCAGCAATGACTTTAAAGCTCATATTTTCTGTGTCGGGACTGTAAGTTTTACCAGATAGTCTTTCGATTTCGCGAATGATTGGCAAGAACAAGTCAGTATCAAAGTTAGTTTTTCCGCCTTGGATAATGCAGACCATACGCTCCAAGCCCATGCCCGTATCAATATTTTTTTGTGGCAATTCAGGATATTCTGAACGAGGAATTGCTGGATTAGCATTGAATTGTGAAAGAACGATGTTCCAAATCTCGATATAACGGTCATTTTCGATATCTTCTGCCAATAATTTCAAGCCAACGTTTTCTGGATCATAAATTTCTCCACGATCAAAGAAAATTTCGGTGTCAGGGCCTGAAGGACCCGCACCAATTTCCCAGAAGTTATCTTCAATTGGGATAAGATGTGATGGGTCAACACCAACCTCTACCCACCGATTGAAGGTATCTTTATCATCTGGATAGTAAGTGATATAAAGCTTTTCAGCTGGAAAATCAAACCATTCTGAACTGGTCAATAATTCCCAACCAAAAGCAATTGCTTCGTTACGGAAGTAATCACCAATTGAGAAATTTCCAAGCATTTCAAACATTGTATGGTGACGAGCAGTTTTTCCAACATTTTCAATATCATTTGTACGAATTGCTTTTTGGGCATTGGTAATCCGTGGATTTTCTGGCACTACTGATCCGTCAAAATATTTTTTGAGGGTAGCAACTCCAGAATTGATCCACAACAAAGTTGGATCGTTCACAGGAACGAGGCTTTGTGATGGCTCAATTGTGTGGCCTTTTGACTTGAAAAAGTCGAGGAACATTTGGCGAACTTCTGCAGAAGTCATGGTTTTCATTATTTTTCTCCTTTTGGTGACAAGTCCATTTTCTTAGGAACTTTAAAGCATGGGTAAATTTTCATAATTACTCATCCTTTAAAGCTTCTAAGAAACAAACTTCATTTTGTGAAAAAATTCACGATAAAACAATAAAATTCTACCGTAAACAAAGGGGCGTATACAGTTATACCGCGGTACCACCCTTATTCACGATAGAATCTCTATCATCTTAGTTTGGTTGTTAAAGCAGTTTTCGCTGCTGTAGGCACGGTTTTGACTTACTCATTCACACCAGTCTGAGCTCTCTTTTAAGTCAATGATTTAATTATTTAGTTGATGAGCTTGTTGATGATGTTGCTGTAAATTGTGAGAACAGTGATGAGAATGCTGTTTCTTTCACTGTTACGTTATTTTTCTTCAGGTATTTAGAAATAACGCCTGCTACATAAGTTGAATCTTGTTCTTTTTCAGATTTGATTACTGCTTTAAGCTCTTTTTTGTACTTGTTCATGTCAGTACCTTTGTCAGAAGTTTTAACCATTTCGACAAGATAGTAGCTTGATGAGCCAGTTGATGAATTTGTCGCTTCAATGACATCTGAAAATTCACCATTTTTCAACTTAAACGCCGCTGTTTGAACTGCCGCTGGAACTGTTGTTGTGGTAGAATTGAAAGTCATCTTGCTTGCTGCGTTTGTTTTTTCAAATGCTGCTTTACCAGCATCATCTTTTTTAGCTGCTTCTAAAGCTTTTGTAGCCGCATCTTTTGATGTTTCTGCAACAACGTAGGCAGTCACATCTGGATGATAAGTTGCCCATGCTTTTTTAAGGTTAGCATCCGTATATTGAGTTGCTTTGATTTCATGTTCAATTGCGGCTTGTTCTAACATTTGTGTACGCATATATGGCGTAAAGCTTGCTTCTGTCAAGCCTTGTTGTTGCAAAGCTGATGAGAATTGTTCGCCATATTGACTCTTAATTTTCTTAACTTGTGCAGCAACGTCTTTGTCTGTCACTTCTTTACCAAAATCTTTGCTGAAAATTTTGTCAAAAGTAAGGTTTTGGAGCAATGTTGTAGTAGGCATTGACGGGAAATCTTTAGCTTCTTTGTATAAATCAGAAACACGAATGGTGTCACCTTTCATGGTGATGATATCCTTGTCAGTTGAACTATTACTTGAGCAACCAGTAAGGGTAACAAGCGCTGCACCTGCAAAGACTGTAGCGATGACTAATCCGAGTTTTTTTAATTTCAAGATATTCTCTCCTTCGCATCAAGATTCTTATCCCTTCTGGACAGGAATCAATGTTTTATTTCTAACTTGCTGTAATTATATCATAAAAAGTTGAAGAAATCCGTATTTATGCAAATTTTTCATTTGTAAGTTTGGTAACTATTTTTTCAAGAAAATAAACGAGTCAATTGAAAATTTTTAGGCTTTTTTAATCATCAATAACCCATCACCAAGTGGAAGGACACTGGTCATGTATTTTGGATTATTGAACACTTCATCGAATAGGCGTCGTAGTCCTCTTTCTAACGCACGTTGGCTGCGTTTAATTTCCATGATTGGGACTAAAATTTCTCCTGCTTGAAATATATCATCCATTAAAATGACACCATTATCTGAAAGTAATTCTAACGCTCGAGGTAAAAATTCGACATATTTTGACTTGGCAGAATCCATGAAAATGATGTCAAAAGTACCTGTAAGCTCCGTCAAAACTTCGGCCGCATCGCCTTCTTTAAGAATTATTTGTTTGCGATGATCATACTGTTTCAAATTTTCTTTGGCTAGGGCAATCATTTCAGGATTACGATCAATGGTGACAATTTCTGCATTTGGAGCACTTTCTGACATCATCAAGGCCGAAAAACCAATTGCTGTTCCGATTTCTAAAATTCTTTGCGGACGCATTAAGCTCAAAAGCATTTGGAAATAAAGAACTGTTTCATGAGGAATGACCGGAATATTATTCGTTTGCGCAAATTCTAGAACATTTGTGATTTCACCACTCAGCTGAGTTTGACTTTCCCGCATCCATTCCACAAGTTCGGGTTTGACAACGGGACGGTTCATCATTGGATTGCTTGTTCGTTTATATGTTTCAACCATGTTTAAAGATGGACTCCTTTTTCAACTAATTTTTCTAGTTCATCCAAACGTTTTTCAAAGAGTTTGAATGCTGCTTCAAGATATTCGCCAGATTCCATATCAACTCCTGCCTTAGCAATGACCTCTAAGGGGTAGGCTGAAGATCCTGCTTTTAAGTAATCTAGGTACTTTTCACGATCTTTTGCTGTTCCGTGAACAATTTTTTCTGCTAGAAAGCTAGCTGCTGCAAATCCTGTGGCATATTGAAAAACATAAAAATTATAGTAAAAATGCGGAATTCTTGCCCATTCGTATTGAATTTCTTCGTTTTCAATAGCAGACAAGCCATAGTACTTTTCATTAAGTTTTCCGTAAAGTTCGTTCAAAAACTCACTAGTTAAAACTTCGCCAGCTGCATCTGTTTCATGGATAATTTGTTCAAACTCGGCAAATTGGCTTTGACGGAACACAGTACCTCTAAAACTGTCAAGCCAATGATTCAGCAGGGCAAAGCGTTCTTTATCATTCTTAGATTCGTTGAGAAGACTTTCAGTCAAGATGTTTTCATTTGTTGTTGAAGCAATTTCAGCCAAGAAAATCGGATAATCTCCGTAGACATAAGGTTGATTTTCTCTTGTGAACGTACTATGCATGGAATGACCCATTTCATGAACGAGCGTGAATAAGTCGTCAAGGGTTTCTTGCCAATTTAAAAGCATAAAGGCATTGGTAGTGTAAGCTCCACCAGAGTATGCTCCTGAACGTTTTCCAACATTTTCAGCGACATCAATCCATCGCTCATCAAATGCTCGTTTGACTCTCATTGCATAAGCTTCGCCAAAAATAGACAATACTTCTTGAGCTTTTTTTTGACCAGATTCATAGTCGAACTTATAGTCTAAATTTGATAAAGGGCGATAGAGGTCGTACATTTTGAGGTCTGGAAGTCCCAATATTTGCTTACGTAAGGCAATATAACGATGCAAAAGTGGCAAGTAATGATGCACGGCTTTTAGTAGCACGTCATAAACTGTTTCGGGAACAAAGTTACTCTCTAAAGCGGCTTGGCGGGCAGAATGATAGCCTCTGATTTGGGCTTTGAAATTATGCACTTTCACATTAGTTTGCAGGGTTTTTGCATAAGTGTGTTGGTATTGCTGGTAGTTACTGTAAAGGGCTTCATAAGCTGCTTTGCGAACTGTTCGATCCTTACTTTCCATAAGGGAAATATAATTACCATGGGTGAGTTGAAGCGGTTCTCCTTTCTCGTCTTTTACGAGTGGAAAGCGCACATCAGCATTATCAAAAACCTCAAATGTTTCTGTGGCACTAGAAAAAATTTCCCCAGCTGAGGCTAAGAGTTGCTCTTCTTTTGGGCTTAAAATGTGAGCTTTTTTAGCGAATAGGCGTTCAAAGTAATGAGCAAATGCTTGAAGTTTTGGTGTTTCTTGGAGGTAAGCAGCGTATTGCTCAGAAGAAAGTTCTAGAAATTCTGGCTCATAAAAAGCTGTCACTGCTTCAAATTTGACATACAGCGCTGTTGCTTTTGACTGATATTCCTGATATTTTGCTTTTCTGGTGTCTTGATCATTTTTCATTGAAGCGTAGACATAGAGCTGCTCGATGTCAGCAGCGGTGGATAATAGTGTCTCAGTTGCTTCCAGAAGAATCATTGAGCTTTCAAGCAAATGTCCCTCAAAGTCTGGTAGGTTATGTCGGCTAGCTCCTTGCCATTTCCCCGAACTTTCTAATTTTGCGCTCACGCGAGCCAATTCTTCTTCCCAAGCTTGATCTGTTGAAAATATTGTTGTTAAATCCCATGTTAATTCTTCAGCGATTTCTTCACGTTCTTTAACCATTTTGCTCCTCTCTTTTTGCTTAGGGGTCGAAATTTTACTTTCTTTTTTCTAAGCTTTGACCTGATTTTTTTCGTTTTCACGTTCTTTCATTATAGCATAGAAACGCGGTGGGTAGAGGTTTTCAGTGTATTTTTCTGTAAAATTTTCCCAAAAATTTTGGTAATACTCGCTGATATTTTGAGTAATTTGACAGAAATTCACTGACGGAAGTTCCAATTTACTGACGGTCAGTAAATTTAAGCCTGGTGGAGCAAAAAAAGACTTCTGAAAATTTTTCGTCAGCAAATTCTCTCCCTTTTGGTAATATATTTCTTGTATTTTGAGCCATTTTGCGGAACGATGGAAAAGTTGCTGACGGATAAAACGTTCTGATGATTGCCCTTTGGGCACGGTAATGCTCTGTAATTTTTGACGCTGATAAGGGCGGCGCAAGAGTGATAATAAGGGCGCTTTTTTAAAAGAAAATTCGTCCGTCAAATAAAGTAAATGCCCTTGCAAATCTTCGTGAATGAGTGATTTTAATCTTAGTTTTTGTTTTTCGAGATCTAATTCCCAATAGTAAAAACCTCTATTTTCTGAAAAATAAAGAAGATTTTTTTGCAGTTCAGTCAATCGCTCTTGCATCCATAAGTCTTTTCCCATCAACCAAAGCACACGATAACCATGTTGGCGATAATTTTCACTGCGCTCTTTGAGCCTTTTTAGAGATAGGTAAGAACACTGAATTTCGATAGCAATTTTGTCGTTGACAAGTAAGTCTGGTCGTTGATTTAATGCAGGCAGATAGCGTTCAATCTCTACTTTTTCATCTTGCTTAAACCATTCATAAAGTTCTTTTTTTAAACCTAAATGTTGAGCGGATTCATTTTCAAGTGCTAAATCACAGGCTTGTAAACTTTTGTGAGCAAAATGAGGAGTTTTTATGGCTCCATTTTTTAGGGAAAGTTCAGAACGACAAGCGGGACAAAAATACTTTCCTTTCAAGGATTCCGGTCTATTTTCTAAAAGATTTATAAGTTTTTTATTTTCATCAAAAGCTGTTAGCATACTTATATATACGATAAAAATCTCCTTTTGTAACAGAAAAAATGCTGACGGAATTTTCGTCAGCATTTTCTCTTAATGATGAAGGTTAATTTGACGCAAAATAACTGTGCCAATTGCCAAAATAACAAAGAAAGCAACAATCAATCCCACCCAAATCATGTGTTTTTTTCGTTCAGTATTCATCACAGCAATAAATTCTCGAATAAACGCCGGCACTCGGTAATACATCGCGGTCTTTCCGCCGCGTCCTCCTTCAGCTTCCAGTCCCAAGCGGGCTGCAAATAAAGCGGCACGAAAAACATGATAATCAGAAGTAAAGAAGAGAAACTTGCTTTTGACCAATTCAGAAGAAAAAACAAGATTTTCATAGGTTGTTCGTGACTTATCCTCAAGTCTCGTACGCTCTATTGGAAAGCCAAGGCTTTCAACCGCATATTTCTGCATGGCTTGCGCTTCAGAAATCTTTTCATCTGCCCCTTGCCCTCCAGAAAATACCAGAATTGTTGATTGATTACGAACGGCATTGACCGCGGCTCGAATCCGATTTCCTAACAGTTTACCAACACGTTCCCCTTCAATCAGACCCGCACCAAGCACCACGTGATAAGAAGCAGAAACTTTGCGAACTCGCCGCCCGTAAACCCAGCTTGACAAGAAAAAAATGCCAAATTGCCAAGCTAAATACACTGATAACACAGGGAAAACCATCCCCAAAATACGTAACCAAAGCCAACTATCTGGCAAATGTCCCAAAGAAAGATAAATCCAATCCACAAGTAAAAACAAGAGCACAACGATAGGAAGGAGCAAGTTACCAATGGATTTTGACTCTCGCCGCCACATTCTAACTGTTAAAACAACGATACTAATAGGAACGACCACCCCAATAACCAAAGGAAAAACCCCAATAAAAATCAGTTCCGCAATAAATAAGAAAACGAAAATTTCCAGATGTAAATTCGTCAAAACAAGCCCTGAACCAATAACCCCATTGATTGTAACCCAAAGAAAGAGTAAGTAAAAAAACGCCAACCTACCCAAACGTAAGGTTCGTAAATCCTTTAAATGCCGCAACTTCCAGCCAAAAAGAAAAGTTAATCCAGCAAAAAATAAGGTTAAAATCGCTCCTACAATAAATAAGCCATTATCCATAATCCAGTCTCACCTACTCCTTTTATTTTTCCTATTACTTAAATTTCACACAAATTACTCCATTATAGCTAGAAAAACTAATTTTTTATTAAATATAAAAAGTTCAGAAGGTGTTTCTTTTCACTTCTGAACTTCAATCTTTATTTATTCGTAAAAGAAAGTCTTAACATAGTTCATCGCTGCTTGATTTTTGGGCATTTGTGTATGACTTGTATCTTCCCCCTTGATGAGATAATGCACAACAGAATTTCCATTTTTTATCAAAAGCGGGTAGATAGAAAATGCATCCGCAAAAGGTACTGTTCCGTCTGTTTCTTTTTTCATATCATAAGCCCCCTCAAGCAACACCACTTGAATGTTTTTGTCCACGCGCTCATAGTTTTCTTGCCAAAACTTATAATATTTTGTTTTGACTTTCGGGCCATCTTTCAAGACTTGTTCAAGTGTTTGGTCTGGTTGCGCCGTGCAAGCATTAAACTGACCATCAAGCGCCACCCACTTTTTAATCGGAGGCAAATCACGGTCATAGCCATGCTCAATGAGATAGCGATAAGTTCCGCCACCACCTGCTGAAAAGCCTAAGACATTAACATAAGGCACATTGTAGTGCTTACCGAGATAGCGCATAATTGCTTCTAAAGCATTTTCATACTTAACTGAATTGTTCGTTCCTTTGACCATGCCAACTTCAATGGTTGGGTGATCATTGTGTCCGTCAATCTTTCCCGTAATTTTGAGCGAATTATCATTTTCAGTGTCCACAACAATTGTTAGCCCTTTTTTCGCATGAGTGCTTTTGTCTGAAGTCATAGTGTTAACCATTGCATCCATAGAATGTGCATTGCCACTAGAACCAGCAATATAGAGTGTTGGATAGAGGGGGCGATTTTTCGTTGCTCCTGCTGGATGAGGCGCAAGCACAAAACGACCAATCACTACTCCAACAACAAATACACCAATAAATTTCACGATAAGACTGATTTTTTTCATGATTAAATTTTACCACTTTTTTAATAAATTAAGGTATATTTATCCCTTTTCCTCTTCTTTTCTGGAGGGTTCACTCAGAAAATTATCCAAAAAAAGAAGCCATCAGGGACTGACAGTCTTCTTTATTAAATATTTTATGTTTACAAAACAGCTAAAACAGCAAAGTTGATAAGGAATAAAATAGCAACAACCCAAATGACTGGTTTAACTTCTTTCACTTTACCAGTGAAGACTTTCACCAAGATGTAGGTAATAAAGCCGGCCGCAATCCCGTAAGAAATCGAGTAAGCCAGTCCCATAAAGACTGAGGCAAAGAAAGCAGGAATCGCTTCGTTCAAATCACCCCATTTGATTTCTTTAAATGAACCAAGCATCATCATCCCAACGATAATCAAGATAGGTGCTGTAGCCTGTGTTGGTACAATCGCAAGCAAAGGCAAGAACAAGCTAGAAATAGCAAACATAATTGCCGTAACGACTGAAGCAAGACCCGTACGGCCACCAGCTC
The DNA window shown above is from Lactococcus sp. S-13 and carries:
- a CDS encoding competence protein CoiA, which translates into the protein MLTAFDENKKLINLLENRPESLKGKYFCPACRSELSLKNGAIKTPHFAHKSLQACDLALENESAQHLGLKKELYEWFKQDEKVEIERYLPALNQRPDLLVNDKIAIEIQCSYLSLKRLKERSENYRQHGYRVLWLMGKDLWMQERLTELQKNLLYFSENRGFYYWELDLEKQKLRLKSLIHEDLQGHLLYLTDEFSFKKAPLLSLLRRPYQRQKLQSITVPKGQSSERFIRQQLFHRSAKWLKIQEIYYQKGENLLTKNFQKSFFAPPGLNLLTVSKLELPSVNFCQITQNISEYYQNFWENFTEKYTENLYPPRFYAIMKERENEKNQVKA
- a CDS encoding YdcF family protein; the protein is MDNGLFIVGAILTLFFAGLTFLFGWKLRHLKDLRTLRLGRLAFFYLLFLWVTINGVIGSGLVLTNLHLEIFVFLFIAELIFIGVFPLVIGVVVPISIVVLTVRMWRRESKSIGNLLLPIVVLLFLLVDWIYLSLGHLPDSWLWLRILGMVFPVLSVYLAWQFGIFFLSSWVYGRRVRKVSASYHVVLGAGLIEGERVGKLLGNRIRAAVNAVRNQSTILVFSGGQGADEKISEAQAMQKYAVESLGFPIERTRLEDKSRTTYENLVFSSELVKSKFLFFTSDYHVFRAALFAARLGLEAEGGRGGKTAMYYRVPAFIREFIAVMNTERKKHMIWVGLIVAFFVILAIGTVILRQINLHH
- a CDS encoding alpha/beta hydrolase, whose amino-acid sequence is MKKISLIVKFIGVFVVGVVIGRFVLAPHPAGATKNRPLYPTLYIAGSSGNAHSMDAMVNTMTSDKSTHAKKGLTIVVDTENDNSLKITGKIDGHNDHPTIEVGMVKGTNNSVKYENALEAIMRYLGKHYNVPYVNVLGFSAGGGGTYRYLIEHGYDRDLPPIKKWVALDGQFNACTAQPDQTLEQVLKDGPKVKTKYYKFWQENYERVDKNIQVVLLEGAYDMKKETDGTVPFADAFSIYPLLIKNGNSVVHYLIKGEDTSHTQMPKNQAAMNYVKTFFYE